The Drosophila innubila isolate TH190305 chromosome 3R unlocalized genomic scaffold, UK_Dinn_1.0 2_E_3R, whole genome shotgun sequence genome has a segment encoding these proteins:
- the LOC117792530 gene encoding phospholipase A1-like: MKTIWLLAFCALAASAYALEESERENGENGWYVPKQDGTFEWVDMDEAEEWLERQEMVEDRALTTTPVKFYLYTSSNPTKGTKITATSKSISASNFNAANPTRFVIHGWTQTYKSGMNKNIRDAWLSNGDYNVIVVDWARARSVEYASSVVAVPKVGKKVAAMINFLVSDFGMSLDDLYVIGHSLGAHVAGYTGKNTNGQVHTIIGLDPALPLFNYNKPNKRLCSTDAYYVESIQTNGGTLGFLKPIGKGAFYPNGGQTQPGCPLDVTGACSHGRSTTYYAEAVAKDDFGTIKCENYESAVKNNCGSTYSSVRMGADTNAYMVAGDFYVPVNSKAPFGNIN; the protein is encoded by the exons ATGAAGACTATTTGGCTTTTAGCATTCTGCGCACTTGCGG CTTCGGCCTACGCTCTTGAGGAATCTGAGCGTGAGAATGGAGAGAACGGATGGTATGTGCCCAAGCAGGATGGCACCTTTGAGTGGGTCGACATGGATGAAGCTGAGGAGTGGCTGGAACGCCAGGAAATGGTTGAAGATCGCGCACTTACCACCACCCCTGTTAAGTTCTATCTGTACACCAGCTCGAACCCCACCAAGGGCACCAAGATCACAGCTACCTCCAAGTCCATCAGCGCATCCAACTTCAATGCTGCTAACCCCACCAGGTTTGTCATCCACGGATGGACCCAGACCTACAAGTCAGGCATGAACAAGAACATTCGTGATGCTTGGCTGAGCAATGGTGACTACAACGTCATTGTCGTGGACTGGGCTCGTGCTCGCTCCGTTGAATATGCCTCCTCCGTTGTGGCCGTGCCAAAGGTTGGCAAGAAGGTCGCCGCCATGATCAACTTCCTCGTATCGGACTTTGGCATGTCCCTCGACGATCTGTATGTCATTGGTCACAGTCTGGGTGCCCACGTTGCCGGTTACACTGGCAAGAACACCAACGGTCAGGTGCACACCATCATCGGTCTGGACCCCGCCCTCCCCCTCTTCAACTACAACAAGCCAAACAAGCGTCTATGCTCCACCGATGCCTACTATGTCGAGTCCATTCAGACCAACGGCGGCACCTTGGGCTTCCTGAAACCCATTGGCAAGGGCGCTTTCTACCCCAACGGCGGTCAGACTCAACCTGGATGCCCTCTGGATGTCACTGGTGCCTGCTCCCATGGTCGCTCCACCACCTATTACGCCGAGGCTGTTGCCAAGGACGACTTCGGTACCATCAAGTGCGAGAACTATGAGAGTGCTGTGAAGAACAACTGTGGCAGCACCTACAGCTCTGTTCGCATGGGCGCCGATACCAATGCCTACATGGTCGCTGGTGATTTCTACGTTCCCGTCAATAGCAAGGCTCCATTCGGCAATATCAACTA A
- the LOC117792533 gene encoding phospholipase A1 VesT1.02-like, translating to MKVFLVLAALLAAVSALPIEERINGENGWYIPRIDGTSEWMDREDAEQLLASGNLERSSDAVAFYLYTRSNPTAGKRIEASASSIRESHFNKDHGTRFVIHGWGGRYTDGMNTQITKAWLSRGDYNVIVVGWDGAQSANYISSVNAVPNAGVKVGEMIKYLHQSHGMSLSSLYVIGHSLGGQVAGYAGKTVGKGKIHTIIGLDPALPLFSYDEPEKRLSFDDAYYVESIQTNGGMKGFLKPIGRGAFYPNGGKKQPGCGVDAAGTCSHARSVTYYVEAVTQDNFGTIKCHDYEDAVAKDCGSTYSSVRMGADINAYMVSGDYYVPVNSETPFGNMK from the exons ATGAAAGTGTTTCTAGTTTTAGCAGCGCTGCTGGCCGCAG TAAGTGCCCTGCCCATCGAGGAGCGCATTAACGGAGAGAATGGATGGTACATACCACGAATAGATGGCACCAGTGAATGGATGGATCGGGAGGACGCTGAACAGCTGTTGGCCAGCGGTAACCTGGAGAGGAGCTCTGATGCTGTAGCATTCTATCTTTACACTAGATCAAATCCCACCGCGGGCAAGAGAATCGAGGCAAGCGCATCATCTATTCGGGAATCGCACTTTAACAAGGATCATGGCACTCGGTTTGTTATCCACGGTTGGGGTGGTCGTTACACTGATGGCATGAATACACAAATCACCAAGGCCTGGCTGTCCAGGGGCGACTACAACGTCATTGTTGTGGGATGGGATGGAGCTCAGTCTGCGAACTACATCTCCTCTGTGAATGCTGTTCCTAATGCTGGAGTCAAAGTGGGAGAAATGATCAAGTATCTGCACCAAAGTCACGGCATGTCCTTGAGCAGTCTGTATGTCATAGGACACAGCTTGGGTGGCCAGGTCGCTGGTTACGCTGGCAAGACCGTAGGCAAAGGCAAGATTCACACTATTATTGGTCTAGATCCTGCCCTTCCTCTATTTAGCTATGATGAGCCAGAGAAGCGTCTATCTTTCGACGATGCCTACTATGTGGAGTCTATTCAGACTAACGGTGGAATGAAGGGATTCCTCAAGCCCATTGGCAGAGGTGCCTTCTACCCCAATGGAGGCAAGAAGCAGCCCGGATGCGGAGTCGATGCTGCCGGCACCTGCTCCCATGCGCGTTCAGTAACCTACTATGTTGAGGCTGTGACCCAGGATAACTTCGGCACCATCAAGTGTCACGACTACGAGGATGCTGTGGCCAAGGACTGTGGCAGCACTTACAGCAGCGTTCGCATGGGAGCTGACATCAATGCGTACATGGTTTCTGGAGACTACTATGTGCCCGTGAACAGCGAGACGCCATTCGGCAATATGAAATAG
- the LOC117792531 gene encoding phospholipase A1-like, which translates to MKLFLVLAAVLAAVSALPIEERINGENGWFIPRVDGSSEWMDLEEAEQLLSNGELMEGRISTNAVSFYLYTRSNPTSGQEISSKGSSVANSHFNKNHPTRFVIHGWTQSYTDSMNTRITEAWLSKGDYNIIIVDWSRARSVDYASSVIAVPGAGAKVGDMIKYMNEKHGMSLDTLYVIGHSLGAQVSGYAGKTVGEGRIHTIIALDPALPLFSYDKPNKRLSSDDAFYVESIQTNGGKLGFLKPIGKGAFYPNGGKKQPGCGVDATGSCSHGRSVTYYVEAVKQNNFGTIKCSDYETAVAKECGSTYSSVRLGADTNAYMVDGDFYVPVNSKAPFGIIH; encoded by the exons ATGAAACTATTCCTTGTCTTAGCAGCAGTGTTAGCCGCAG TGAGTGCCCTTCCCATCGAGGAGCGCATTAACGGCGAGAATGGATGGTTTATCCCTCGCGTTGATGGATCCAGTGAATGGATGGATTTGGAGGAGGCTGAACAGTTGTTGTCGAACGGAGAGCTGATGGAAGGACGCATTAGCACCAATGCCGTATCCTTCTACCTGTACACCAGGTCCAACCCCACAAGCGGTCAGGAGATTAGTTCCAAGGGTTCTTCCGTTGCCAACTCCCACTTCAACAAGAACCATCCCACACGTTTTGTTATTCACGGTTGGACCCAGAGCTATACTGATTCGATGAATACCAGAATTACTGAGGCCTGGTTGTCCAAGGGAGACtacaacatcatcatcgtgGACTGGTCTCGTGCCCGTTCCGTGGACTATGCCTCCTCTGTCATTGCTGTGCCCGGAGCAGGCGCCAAAGTGGGTGACATGATCAAGTACATGAACGAGAAACACGGCATGTCCCTGGATACTCTTTATGTCATCGGTCACAGCCTGGGTGCTCAAGTCTCTGGATATGCTGGCAAGACCGTCGGCGAAGGCAGAATTCATACAATCATTGCATTGGATCCCGCTCTTCCCTTGTTCAGCTACGACAAGCCCAATAAGCGTCTATCCTCGGACGATGCCTTCTATGTAGAATCCATTCAGACTAACGGCGGCAAGCTGGGTTTCCTTAAGCCCATTGGCAAGGGTGCCTTCTACCCCAACGGAGGCAAGAAGCAGCCTGGATGTGGAGTCGATGCCACTGGCTCCTGCTCTCACGGACGCTCTGTAACCTACTACGTGGAAGCTGTTAAGCAGAATAACTTTGGAACCATCAAGTGCAGTGACTACGAGACTGCCGTGGCCAAGGAATGTGGCAGCACCTACAGCAGCGTTCGTCTTGGCGCCGATACCAATGCCTACATGGTCGATGGCGATTTCTATGTTCCCGTCAACAGCAAAGCTCCATTCGGCATTATTCACTAA
- the LOC117792529 gene encoding phospholipase A1-like: protein MKAVYILGLIALAIASVGAIPEEDRVNGENGWYIPQEDGSFEWMDLDDAEDLLENGQRMDGRLSTNDVSFYLYTKSNPTKPQQIKTKGSSVKDSNFNKNHGTRIVIHGWTQGYKDSMNTAITKAWLSKGDHNVIIVDWARARFEYATAVLAVPGAGDKVGDMIKYLVNSHGMSLDSLYVIGHSLGAQVAGYAGKAVGKGKIHTIIGLDPALPLFSYNKPNKRLSSDDAHYVESIQTNGGKLGFLKPIGKGAFYPNGGEKQPGCGLDATGSCSHSRSVTYYAEAVTRDNFGTIKCSDYEDAVAKKCGSTYSSVRLGADTNAYMVDGDFYVPVNSKAPFGNIN, encoded by the exons ATGAAGGCAGTTTATATTCTTGGACTCATAGCACTGGCTATAGCCTCAG TTGGTGCTATTCCCGAAGAGGATCGCGTTAACGGCGAGAATGGCTGGTATATACCACAAGAAGACGGCTCCTTTGAGTGGATGGATCTAGACGACGCCGAAGACTTGCTGGAAAATGGCCAAAGGATGGATGGACGCCTCAGTACTAATGACGTATCCTTCTACCTTTACACCAAGTCCAACCCCACGAAACcacagcaaataaaaactaagGGCTCATCTGTGAAGGACTCaaactttaacaaaaatcatGGCACTCGCATTGTTATCCACGGCTGGACCCAAGGCTATAAGGACTCGATGAACACGGCAATCACCAAGGCCTGGTTGTCCAAGGGTGATCACAATGTCATCATTGTGGACTGGGCCCGTGCTCGTTTTGAATACGCCACCGCTGTTCTTGCTGTGCCCGGAGCTGGTGACAAAGTAGGAGACATGATCAAGTATTTGGTCAACAGTCACGGCATGTCCTTGGATAGTCTTTATGTTATCGGTCACAGCTTGGGAGCTCAGGTTGCAGGCTACGCTGGCAAGGCCGTTGGCAAAGGCAAGATCCACACCATCATCGGTCTCGACCCCGCCCTCCCCCTGTTCAGCTACAACAAGCCAAACAAACGCCTCTCCTCCGACGATGCCCATTATGTGGAGTCCATTCAAACCAACGGCGGCAAATTGGGTTTCCTTAAGCCCATTGGCAAAGGTGCTTTCTATCCCAATGGCGGCGAGAAACAACCCGGCTGTGGACTTGATGCCACCGGCTCCTGCTCCCACAGTCGCTCCGTGACCTACTACGCCGAGGCTGTCACCAGGGATAACTTTGGTACCATCAAGTGCAGTGACTACGAGGATGCCGTGGCCAAGAAATGTGGCAGCACCTACAGCAGCGTTCGTCTTGGTGCCGATACCAATGCCTACATGGTCGATGGCGATTTCTATGTTCCTGTCAACAGCAAAGCTCCATTCGGCAATATCAACTAA
- the LOC117792532 gene encoding phospholipase A1-like translates to MKVYIVLATLLAAVCALPIEERINGENGWYIPRIDGTSEWMDLEEGEQLLSNGELMEGRISTNAVSFYLYTRSNPTDGKKIEAKESSIRDSHFNKDHPTRFVIHGWTQSHSDSMNTRITKAWLSKGNYNIIIVDWSRARSVDYASSVIAVPGAGRKVGEMIKYLNEKHGMSLNNLYVIGHSLGAHVSGYAGKTVGEGRIHTIIGLDPALPLFSYNKPSKRLSSDDAHYVESIQTNGGKLGFLKPIGKGAFYPNGGKKQPGCGVDVTGSCSHGRSVTYYVEAVTEDNFGTIKCHDYEDAVAKKCGSTYSSVRLGADTNAFMVDGEFYVPVHSKEPFGMIH, encoded by the exons ATGAAAGTGTATATTGTTCTAGCTACGTTGCTTGCCGCAG TTTGTGCCCTTCCCATCGAGGAGCGCATTAACGGCGAGAATGGATGGTACATCCCTCGCATTGATGGCACCAGTGAGTGGATGGATCTTGAAGAGGGTGAACAGTTGCTCTCAAATGGAGAACTGATGGAAGGACGCATTAGCACCAATGCCGTATCCTTCTACCTGTACACCAGGTCCAACCCCACCGATGGCAAGAAAATTGAAGCTAAAGAATCGTCTATTCGCGATTCGCATTTCAACAAGGATCATCCCACACGCTTTGTTATTCACGGCTGGACTCAGAGCCATTCCGATTCAATGAACACTAGAATCACGAAGGCTTGGTTGTCCAAGGGAAACtacaacatcatcatcgtgGACTGGTCTCGTGCCCGTTCCGTGGATTATGCCTCCTCTGTCATTGCTGTGCCCGGTGCTGGACGCAAAGTAGGAGAAATGATCAAGTACCTCAATGAGAAGCACGGCATGTCCCTGAACAATTTGTATGTCATTGGTCACAGCCTGGGTGCCCATGTTTCTGGTTATGCTGGCAAGACCGTCGGCGAAGGCAGAATTCACACGATCATTGGCTTGGATCCCGCTCTTCCCTTGTTCAGCTACAATAAGCCCAGCAAGCGTCTGTCCTCCGATGATGCTCATTATGTGGAGTCTATTCAAACCAACGGAGGCAAGTTGGGTTTCCTTAAACCCATTGGCAAAGGTGCCTTCTACCCCAACGGAGGCAAGAAGCAGCCTGGATGTGGAGTCGATGTCACTGGCTCCTGCTCACACGGCCGATCTGTAACCTATTATGTTGAGGCTGTCACCGAGGATAACTTTGGCACCATCAAGTGTCACGATTATGAGGATGCCGTGGCCAAGAAATGTGGCAGCACCTACAGCAGCGTTCGTCTTGGCGCTGATACCAATGCCTTTATGGTCGATGGAGAATTCTATGTCCCTGTCCACAGCAAGGAACCATTCGGCATGATTCACTAa
- the LOC117792535 gene encoding phospholipase A1-like: MEKLITLALLVLAACAHPMREEQINGENGWSLPNGTWLGLMEGEELSEIHSDVAFYLYTNNNPTEGHHISYDEKSIRGSHFHVERPTKFVIHGWKGSYKDAMNKWITSAWLSRGDFNIIVVDWAASRTENYVSAAKAVGSAGYKVGEMIEHLHRSFDMPVKNLEIIGHSLGAHVAGFAGKRVAESSDKVHAIVGLDPAMPLFSWDKPEKRLASTDANYVESIQTNGGKLGFIKPIGRGTFYPNGGKRQPGCGDDLDGLCAHTRSVTYYVEAVERDNFGSIRCADYKAAVAMECANQYMGVRMGAVTNAYMVNGDFYVPVNNEAPYGMIT, from the exons ATGGAGAAGTTGATTACGCTTGCATTGCTCGTGCTTGCAg CTTGTGCGCACCCGATGAGGGAGGAGCAGATAAATGGAGAGAATGGCTGGAGTCTACCCAATGGCACTTGGCTGGGACTAATGGAAGGCGAGGAATTAAGCGAAATCCATTCAGATgtagcattttatttgtacaccaacaacaaccctACGGAAGGGCATCACATCAGCTACGATGAAAAGTCCATTCGAGGCTCTCACTTTCATGTCGAGCGTCCCACAAAGTTCGTCATACATGGTTGGAAGGGCAGCTACAAGGATGCCATGAACAAGTGGATTACGAGTGCCTGGCTCTCCCGTGGAGACTTTAATATAATCGTTGTCGATTGGGCGGCCTCTCGTACTGAGAACTATGTAAGTGCAGCGAAAGCCGTTGGAAGCGCAGGATATAAAGTGGGCGAGATGATTGAGCATTTGCATCGGAGCTTCGACATGCCTGTGAAAAATCTTGAAATAATTGGACATAGCTTAGGAGCCCATGTGGCAGGTTTTGCAGGCAAAAGAGTTGCTGAGAGTTCAGATAAAGTACATGCTATTGTGGGACTGGATCCAGCCATGCCTCTCTTCAGCTGGGATAAGCCGGAAAAGCGACTGGCCAGCACAGATGCAAACTATGTTGAGTCCATACAAACAAATGGCGGCAAATTGGGATTCATCAAGCCCATCGGAAGGGGCACCTTCTATCCAAACGGTGGCAAACGGCAGCCCGGATGTGGTGATGACTTGGATGGCCTTTGTGCTCACACACGCTCTGTTACCTACTATGTGGAAGCCGTGGAACGGGATAACTTTGGCAGCATCCGTTGTGCCGACTATAAAGCAGCCGTTGCCATGGAATGTGCCAACCAATACATGGGAGTGCGCATGGGAGCGGTTACCAATGCCTACATGGTCAACGGAGACTTCTATGTGCCCGTCAACAATGAGGCTCCTTACGGCATGATAACATAG